One genomic window of Acidobacteriota bacterium includes the following:
- a CDS encoding amidohydrolase family protein: MRKFRLLTTLCLLLTMPLLGQERAIVIRAGLLLDGKGGTARNTSLVVQGGKIVKIAASSETPTYDLRVLTVLPGLIDTHVHISYHFGADGRASNRGETPAQEALYTAENAYATLLAGFTTVQSVGAAADVALREASARGTLPAPRILTAIRSLNENSGTPEQLREQVRKLKADGADVVKIFASKSIRDGGGQTMTDEQLVAVCGEAKAQGLRTMVHAHAAGAIKAAVRAGCGQIEHGVFVDDEALKLMAERGVYFDPNIGLVLQNYLRNKARFLGIGNYTEEGFAYMEKAVGLNNAMIKRALATPGLKLVNGTDAVAGAHGRNADELLARVREGGQQPMEAIISATSLAARALNLDSSIGTLAPGFEADLIAVEGDPTRDITALARVVFVMKGGRVYKNVR, encoded by the coding sequence ATGCGTAAGTTTCGACTCTTAACCACGCTGTGCCTGCTTTTGACGATGCCGCTGCTCGGGCAAGAGCGCGCCATCGTCATTCGCGCCGGTCTTTTGCTGGATGGCAAAGGCGGCACGGCGCGCAACACCAGCCTCGTCGTGCAGGGCGGGAAGATCGTGAAGATCGCCGCGTCGAGCGAAACACCGACTTACGACCTGCGCGTGCTGACCGTGCTGCCCGGCTTGATTGATACGCACGTGCATATCAGCTATCACTTTGGCGCGGACGGCCGGGCCAGCAATCGCGGCGAGACGCCTGCGCAGGAGGCGTTGTACACGGCAGAGAACGCCTACGCCACCTTGCTGGCCGGCTTCACCACGGTGCAAAGCGTCGGCGCGGCGGCGGATGTCGCCTTGCGCGAAGCCAGCGCGCGCGGCACATTGCCCGCGCCGCGCATCCTGACCGCCATCCGCTCGCTCAATGAAAACAGCGGCACGCCGGAACAACTGCGCGAACAGGTGCGCAAGCTAAAAGCCGACGGCGCGGATGTCGTGAAAATTTTTGCGTCCAAAAGCATCCGTGACGGCGGCGGCCAGACGATGACCGATGAACAACTTGTGGCCGTGTGCGGCGAAGCCAAAGCCCAAGGGCTGCGCACGATGGTGCACGCGCACGCCGCCGGCGCGATCAAGGCCGCCGTGCGCGCCGGTTGCGGGCAAATCGAACACGGTGTTTTCGTGGACGACGAAGCGTTGAAGCTGATGGCCGAACGCGGCGTGTATTTCGATCCGAACATCGGCCTGGTGCTGCAAAACTACCTGCGCAACAAAGCGCGCTTCCTCGGCATCGGCAATTACACTGAGGAAGGCTTTGCCTATATGGAAAAAGCCGTCGGGCTGAACAACGCGATGATCAAACGCGCGCTGGCGACGCCGGGGTTGAAGCTGGTCAACGGCACCGACGCCGTGGCAGGCGCGCACGGGCGCAATGCCGACGAATTGCTGGCGCGCGTGCGCGAGGGCGGGCAGCAGCCAATGGAGGCCATCATCTCGGCGACTTCGCTGGCGGCGCGTGCGCTCAATTTGGACAGCAGCATCGGCACGCTCGCGCCGGGTTTCGAGGCCGATTTGATTGCGGTGGAGGGCGACCCGACGCGCGACATCACGGCGTTGGCGCGCGTCGTGTTTGTGATGAAGGGCGGGCGGGTTTACAAGAACGTGCGCTAA